In Sulfurospirillum tamanense, the following are encoded in one genomic region:
- a CDS encoding HU family DNA-binding protein, translated as MKKAEFIQAVSEKAGLSKKDTQKAIDAALETIEEALVADKSVSFIGFGTFSSATRAARKARVPGTDKVVDVPASKAVKFKVGKKLKDSVSGK; from the coding sequence ATGAAGAAAGCTGAATTTATTCAGGCGGTTTCAGAGAAAGCAGGTCTTTCTAAAAAAGATACTCAAAAAGCAATTGATGCTGCACTTGAGACAATTGAAGAGGCACTTGTTGCTGACAAAAGCGTAAGCTTTATCGGTTTTGGAACTTTTAGTAGCGCAACCCGTGCTGCACGCAAAGCTCGCGTACCAGGAACTGACAAAGTTGTTGATGTTCCTGCAAGCAAAGCTGTAAAATTTAAAGTGGGCAAAAAACTGAAAGATTCAGTATCTGGTAAGTAA
- a CDS encoding FtsK/SpoIIIE family DNA translocase codes for MTILREILFILSVAFLVYFGIATLVNEAAFVGSFGRGIGLLNQELFGYIGFVYPFLLIVPSFIAYRLYTVSARIAEITLATLLLFANMLIFQAAVVKDDLRGEIGFAIVDMLQTFIGTFGVWVFLVMVFVLSLVILLDSSFDVFVNLFKRKATALMEELPKPNFPPEKKPPQPAKTTQTPVFEPEPQPRILDDETLFIIEEENEKLDFTEETPSTPEPEEPTPHHGSVEILNELEENKKLLEEIEKGEQEKPKDFRLPSLQFLADPPKKGLQISEAEIDQKISDLLDKLRRFKIDGDVVRTYTGPVVTTFEFRPAPHIKVSKILTLQDDLAMALKAQTIRIQAPVPGKDVVGIEIPNKHIDTIYLKDILESDVFKTSSSPLTIALGKDIVGNPFVTDLKRLPHLLIAGTTGSGKSVGINSMLLSLLYRNSPDTLRLLMIDPKMLEFSMYNDIPHLLTPVITQAKQAVTALANMVAEMERRYQIMSRTKTKNIEGYNEKCKREGKPQLPFILVIIDELADLMMTSGKDVEFYIARLAQMARASGIHLIVATQRPSVDVVTGLIKANLPSRISYKVGQKIDSKVILDSMGAESLLGRGDLLFTPPSSPGLIRLHAPFASEKEIETVVEYLKTQRETQYDQSFLKDSGSDSASVLSGGNAEEGEIDELFDEAKNIVLSEQKTSISYIQRRLQIGYNRAARIIEQLENMGVLSAPNTKGQREILD; via the coding sequence TTGACGATCTTACGCGAAATACTCTTCATTTTATCGGTAGCGTTTTTAGTCTATTTTGGTATTGCAACGTTGGTTAATGAAGCTGCATTTGTGGGCTCTTTTGGCCGAGGAATAGGACTTTTAAACCAAGAGCTCTTTGGGTATATTGGGTTTGTTTATCCTTTTTTGCTCATTGTTCCCTCTTTTATTGCATACCGACTTTACACAGTGAGTGCTAGAATCGCCGAAATCACTCTGGCAACACTTTTATTGTTTGCCAATATGCTTATTTTTCAAGCAGCCGTGGTAAAAGATGATTTGCGTGGCGAGATTGGCTTTGCTATCGTAGACATGCTTCAAACATTCATTGGCACCTTTGGCGTATGGGTGTTTTTAGTAATGGTATTTGTCCTTTCTTTGGTGATTTTATTGGATTCTAGTTTTGATGTTTTTGTGAATCTCTTCAAACGCAAAGCAACTGCTCTGATGGAAGAGCTCCCAAAACCCAATTTTCCCCCAGAAAAAAAACCACCACAACCTGCAAAAACAACACAGACTCCGGTCTTTGAGCCTGAACCCCAGCCACGCATCTTGGATGATGAGACCCTATTTATCATAGAAGAAGAAAATGAAAAGCTAGATTTCACAGAAGAAACCCCATCCACTCCTGAACCAGAAGAGCCAACCCCTCACCACGGGTCGGTGGAGATTTTGAATGAATTAGAAGAAAACAAAAAACTTCTCGAAGAAATTGAAAAAGGAGAGCAAGAAAAACCCAAAGATTTTAGACTTCCCTCCTTGCAGTTTTTAGCTGACCCACCCAAAAAAGGGTTACAAATCAGCGAAGCAGAAATCGACCAAAAGATTTCTGATTTGCTCGACAAACTGCGTCGCTTTAAGATAGACGGTGACGTGGTGCGCACCTATACGGGCCCCGTGGTCACAACCTTTGAATTTCGCCCCGCACCGCACATCAAAGTCTCAAAGATTTTAACCTTGCAAGATGACCTTGCCATGGCACTTAAAGCCCAAACCATCCGCATCCAAGCGCCTGTACCCGGCAAAGATGTCGTAGGCATTGAAATCCCTAACAAACACATTGACACCATTTACCTCAAAGACATTTTAGAAAGTGACGTGTTTAAAACCTCTTCTTCACCCCTAACCATTGCTCTTGGAAAGGACATCGTAGGCAACCCTTTTGTAACGGATTTGAAGCGTTTGCCCCACTTGCTCATCGCGGGAACCACAGGAAGCGGTAAAAGTGTGGGGATAAACTCCATGTTGCTTTCGTTGCTTTACCGTAATTCGCCTGACACATTACGGCTGTTGATGATTGACCCAAAGATGCTTGAATTTTCCATGTACAACGACATCCCGCATCTGCTCACTCCTGTCATCACCCAAGCCAAACAAGCGGTGACAGCACTTGCGAACATGGTGGCAGAAATGGAGCGGCGGTATCAGATTATGAGCCGTACCAAAACCAAAAACATCGAAGGCTACAACGAAAAATGCAAGCGCGAAGGCAAGCCCCAACTCCCCTTTATCTTGGTGATTATTGATGAGTTAGCGGATTTAATGATGACTAGCGGGAAGGATGTGGAGTTTTACATCGCTCGCTTGGCCCAAATGGCGCGCGCGAGTGGGATTCATCTCATTGTTGCCACCCAACGTCCTTCGGTTGATGTGGTCACGGGACTCATTAAGGCCAATTTGCCCTCACGCATTAGCTATAAAGTAGGTCAGAAAATTGACAGTAAAGTCATCTTAGACTCCATGGGTGCTGAGTCGCTCTTGGGGCGGGGCGATTTACTCTTTACGCCCCCTTCTTCGCCGGGACTTATCCGCCTCCACGCGCCATTTGCCAGTGAAAAAGAGATTGAGACAGTAGTAGAGTACCTTAAAACCCAACGTGAAACCCAGTACGACCAGAGTTTTCTCAAGGATTCTGGTAGCGACAGCGCCAGTGTTTTGAGTGGAGGAAATGCAGAGGAAGGGGAGATTGATGAGTTGTTTGATGAAGCCAAAAATATTGTTCTAAGCGAGCAAAAAACGTCCATCAGCTACATTCAACGGCGCCTTCAGATTGGTTACAACCGTGCTGCGCGGATTATTGAACAGCTTGAAAACATGGGTGTTCTCTCAGCACCCAACACCAAAGGCCAGCGCGAGATTCTTGATTAA
- a CDS encoding response regulator: MKFLVVDDSRLSRNWSIQTLPEALRKKATIFEAEDGEVAVALYKEHRPDIVLLDITMPKKNGFEALEEIRTFDPKAVVIMISADRQKLTRERVLGLGATEILYKPIEADKLRTILLSLATGKRS; the protein is encoded by the coding sequence ATGAAATTTCTCGTTGTTGACGACTCGCGCCTTTCTCGAAATTGGTCTATCCAAACCTTACCTGAAGCGTTGCGCAAAAAAGCTACAATTTTTGAGGCAGAGGATGGTGAGGTTGCTGTTGCTCTTTATAAAGAACACCGTCCCGACATTGTGCTTTTAGACATCACTATGCCAAAGAAAAATGGCTTTGAAGCACTTGAAGAAATTCGCACTTTTGACCCCAAGGCAGTTGTTATTATGATTTCAGCAGATCGGCAAAAACTCACTAGAGAACGTGTTTTAGGATTGGGCGCTACCGAAATTCTTTATAAGCCCATCGAAGCCGATAAACTCAGGACTATTTTACTGAGCCTAGCCACAGGAAAAAGATCATGA
- a CDS encoding PAS domain-containing protein has translation MMRAELLIDAVHIGVVVVDAELKVSTWNRWMGIHTNIPQNKAFGQSLTELFHLDEERIKTLSRRIKTTLKLGSPTFSIASAEGFLLPIPLPLSSRVNFDFMQQDITIAPYDATRVMLLIYDQTPLIESKRREAGKSKELSIMVENATKTINKLKAAEALLVK, from the coding sequence ATGATGCGTGCAGAACTTTTGATTGATGCGGTGCATATTGGTGTGGTGGTCGTAGATGCAGAACTTAAAGTGAGCACATGGAACCGTTGGATGGGAATTCATACCAACATTCCTCAAAATAAAGCCTTTGGGCAATCGTTAACAGAGCTGTTTCATCTGGACGAAGAGCGCATAAAAACACTGTCTCGACGCATAAAAACAACTCTAAAATTGGGTAGCCCAACCTTTTCGATTGCCAGCGCAGAAGGGTTTTTGCTTCCCATTCCTTTGCCCTTGAGTAGCCGAGTAAATTTTGATTTCATGCAGCAAGACATTACAATCGCCCCTTATGATGCCACTAGAGTTATGCTCCTGATCTACGATCAAACTCCACTAATAGAGTCAAAAAGGCGTGAAGCGGGCAAATCCAAAGAGCTTTCTATAATGGTTGAAAACGCAACAAAAACCATTAACAAACTTAAGGCAGCTGAAGCGCTTTTAGTAAAAC
- a CDS encoding DMT family transporter has protein sequence MNLPVLSPSAKAHIKVFLATLLIAGSFPASAHLAPVLHPLSLTLMRFFIALVALSPFVLFDSRKRQSLKKLLPRASLLGLFYAGFFVAMFEALKTTQVLNTASLYTLVPFVTALLAWGIFKEPIKLKKIGVFALGVFGTLWVIFEGDSTRVLELSFYHGDKIFAFGALLMCFYSIGVQYFYREDNPIVLVYGTLVGGCMWMGVGLAVFNIPLEWHLIQDGLVFSMGYLAIGTTLLTLYLLQGATVTLGSVRVMSYVYLNPAVVAFFLFATLGKTIPAVVLPGIVLSAIATLLLQRSKI, from the coding sequence ATGAATTTACCTGTTTTAAGCCCAAGCGCAAAAGCCCATATTAAAGTATTTCTTGCAACTTTGCTTATAGCGGGCTCCTTTCCCGCTTCTGCCCACCTTGCCCCTGTGCTTCATCCTCTTTCGCTAACTTTAATGCGTTTTTTTATTGCCCTTGTAGCCTTAAGTCCATTTGTACTTTTTGATTCCCGCAAAAGGCAATCTCTCAAAAAGCTACTACCGCGCGCTAGCTTGTTGGGATTGTTTTATGCAGGGTTTTTTGTTGCAATGTTTGAGGCCCTTAAAACAACACAAGTGTTAAATACTGCTTCGCTGTACACTCTCGTTCCTTTTGTAACCGCCTTATTGGCATGGGGAATCTTTAAAGAACCCATAAAACTTAAAAAAATAGGTGTTTTCGCCCTTGGTGTTTTTGGGACTTTGTGGGTAATTTTTGAGGGCGACAGCACGCGTGTGCTTGAGCTTTCATTTTACCATGGTGATAAAATTTTTGCCTTTGGCGCTTTATTGATGTGTTTTTACAGTATTGGAGTGCAGTATTTTTACCGCGAAGACAATCCGATTGTGTTGGTTTATGGCACGCTAGTGGGAGGGTGTATGTGGATGGGAGTTGGTCTGGCGGTCTTTAATATTCCTCTAGAGTGGCATCTGATACAAGATGGATTGGTTTTTAGTATGGGGTATTTGGCTATTGGCACGACTTTACTGACGCTTTATTTACTTCAAGGCGCAACTGTAACACTCGGTTCGGTGCGTGTCATGTCCTACGTTTATCTCAATCCTGCTGTTGTTGCTTTTTTTCTTTTTGCAACATTAGGAAAAACAATTCCCGCTGTTGTGCTTCCTGGGATTGTTCTTTCTGCGATCGCGACTTTACTACTACAGCGAAGTAAGATCTAA
- the flgL gene encoding flagellar hook-associated protein FlgL has translation MRITNQLFFNNTQKNYQSSMNGLHSTNQQLASGLKIQYSFQDTGIYVDAMRLDYEASTLEQIRQTSTKAQAFANNTDKAFNQFSSSLDQFKVKLTQAANDGAMSDTSREAIANVLEAIKTHLMSIANTSINGTFLFSGTATSVKPIGAGGSYSGNGESLNALVGSQVQLAYNIDGQSLFLGSSGDYNKKVSANMPMFNLTKLHPDVMQGNEGEVSVEAYLKTTDTIRDMVGDIDADETNNPNAMFYLSGVNSYGESFNEKIEMTSNASVEDFLERIGHAYGNTSTNKVVDVSLNDHGQVEVTDLRKGSNQLEFHIFGAVDRNAAAGTAGNADATNLDALFASPGVDIVEFMRSDFGATATATTVASREDFTRPDTYKMGTPLALEDGSSAKAATNLNALFPSSVDHVMVGTTQVDVDGTTTVQDLLNAIEIEFPTANARIENGQILVEDTSGTFSLTMRAEDVTNTPIAGFKTFDAANFERREFALDGNQLSSNISQIINETGDYAVAKTKLSETSNTGTVDGTTLALEVVDIQGNPRKVEINLASPQSTFSVDMNNDGVMDDTYVIFNGNGEDTAADDVTYRQLMDAVGMVMANEYPLTPDDTGYNTAITNSRNRVDVSLDYHGQLQIVDKTSSVSQMRLSMHDANASTFGSPSSLSFMTNNAIVIDEPSVDIFKDLDSMIEAVRNGTYRADGTSGDRNPGIQNSLERLDHIMDHFTRQHTKIGALSNALQDSHDRATLLKVNVNTVKSEIIDADYGETMMQFQQYALSYQAMLSTVSKINQLSLVNYM, from the coding sequence ATGCGTATTACAAATCAACTTTTTTTCAACAATACTCAAAAAAATTACCAAAGTAGCATGAATGGGCTGCACAGCACTAATCAACAACTTGCTAGTGGACTAAAAATACAATACAGTTTTCAAGACACAGGTATCTATGTTGATGCGATGCGCCTAGATTACGAAGCTAGTACATTGGAACAAATACGGCAGACTAGCACCAAGGCACAAGCGTTTGCCAACAACACTGACAAAGCTTTTAACCAGTTTTCTAGCTCCCTTGACCAATTTAAAGTTAAACTCACCCAAGCGGCCAACGATGGCGCCATGTCAGATACTAGTCGCGAAGCAATTGCCAATGTTTTGGAGGCAATCAAAACGCACCTCATGAGTATTGCCAATACTTCCATTAATGGAACATTTTTATTTTCAGGAACAGCAACAAGTGTGAAACCAATTGGAGCAGGTGGGAGCTACAGTGGTAATGGTGAATCTTTAAATGCACTTGTGGGTTCGCAGGTGCAGCTTGCCTATAATATCGACGGACAATCCCTCTTTTTGGGCTCAAGTGGCGACTATAATAAAAAAGTTTCAGCAAACATGCCCATGTTTAACCTCACCAAACTCCATCCTGATGTGATGCAAGGCAATGAAGGTGAGGTTTCGGTTGAAGCGTATCTCAAAACTACCGACACCATTCGCGACATGGTTGGCGACATAGATGCGGATGAGACAAACAATCCCAATGCCATGTTTTACCTCTCGGGTGTAAACAGTTACGGGGAGTCGTTTAATGAGAAAATAGAAATGACAAGCAATGCCTCTGTTGAAGATTTTTTAGAACGGATTGGCCATGCCTATGGCAACACCTCCACCAATAAAGTTGTTGATGTTTCGTTAAATGATCATGGCCAAGTCGAAGTGACAGATTTACGCAAAGGTAGCAATCAGCTTGAGTTTCATATTTTTGGTGCGGTTGATCGCAATGCTGCTGCTGGCACAGCAGGCAACGCAGACGCAACGAATTTAGACGCTTTATTTGCTAGCCCTGGTGTGGATATTGTTGAATTTATGCGTAGTGATTTTGGTGCGACAGCAACAGCCACTACAGTCGCTTCTAGGGAAGATTTTACGCGACCTGACACTTATAAAATGGGCACACCACTCGCCCTTGAAGATGGCAGTAGCGCAAAAGCCGCCACCAATCTTAATGCACTTTTTCCCTCTAGTGTTGACCATGTCATGGTTGGAACAACGCAGGTGGATGTCGATGGCACTACCACTGTACAAGATTTGCTTAATGCTATCGAGATAGAGTTTCCTACTGCAAATGCACGCATTGAAAACGGACAAATTCTTGTAGAGGATACTTCGGGAACATTTTCATTAACAATGCGCGCAGAAGATGTCACCAATACACCCATAGCAGGGTTTAAAACCTTTGATGCGGCCAATTTTGAGCGTCGTGAATTTGCGCTTGATGGCAACCAGCTCTCCAGTAACATCTCTCAAATTATCAATGAAACAGGTGATTATGCTGTTGCAAAAACAAAACTTTCTGAAACCTCCAATACTGGAACAGTTGATGGAACGACGTTGGCATTAGAAGTAGTTGATATTCAAGGAAATCCCCGTAAGGTGGAAATAAATCTAGCAAGCCCCCAAAGTACCTTTAGTGTTGACATGAATAATGATGGCGTCATGGATGACACGTATGTTATATTTAATGGAAATGGTGAGGATACGGCCGCCGATGATGTCACCTACCGACAACTCATGGACGCCGTAGGAATGGTGATGGCTAACGAGTATCCTTTGACGCCTGATGATACAGGGTACAACACGGCCATTACCAATTCTCGCAACCGTGTTGATGTGAGTCTTGATTATCATGGACAACTTCAAATCGTAGACAAAACCAGCTCTGTTTCGCAAATGCGCCTTTCTATGCATGATGCAAACGCAAGCACCTTTGGCTCCCCAAGCTCACTTAGCTTCATGACCAACAATGCCATCGTGATTGATGAACCCTCTGTGGACATTTTTAAAGACCTAGATTCTATGATTGAAGCAGTGCGCAATGGAACCTATCGGGCCGATGGAACCAGTGGTGACCGAAATCCAGGGATTCAAAATTCCCTTGAGCGCCTTGATCATATTATGGACCACTTCACGAGACAACACACTAAGATTGGTGCATTATCTAATGCCTTACAAGACTCTCACGATCGTGCAACATTGCTTAAAGTCAATGTCAATACCGTTAAATCTGAAATTATTGATGCAGATTATGGAGAGACAATGATGCAATTTCAACAATACGCGCTCTCCTACCAAGCCATGCTTTCAACCGTCTCTAAAATCAATCAGCTCTCTTTGGTCAATTACATGTAA
- a CDS encoding chemotaxis protein CheC → MSSLFNARQNDALVETINISFGLAASLIGDMLESYVHLRVPSIHTIPIYKLHETILLQMGETTSFYATKQRFFGSFGGEVIFAFSEESGEEFTALLLRESTNSSEEVQAALLELTNILTASCIGQLSQMLEGESLFAVPDIQKISCTGSSTFHEALEYDNAIVITTALDVAEKNIQGHMFILLSNSMLEKLTQMLKKMFL, encoded by the coding sequence ATGAGCTCACTTTTTAATGCACGTCAAAACGATGCTCTTGTGGAAACTATTAACATCTCTTTTGGTTTGGCGGCCTCTCTTATTGGTGATATGCTGGAAAGTTACGTACATTTGAGAGTTCCTTCTATTCACACGATTCCTATCTATAAACTTCATGAGACCATTCTTTTACAAATGGGTGAAACCACCTCTTTTTATGCAACCAAACAGCGATTTTTTGGCTCATTTGGCGGAGAAGTGATTTTTGCTTTTTCAGAAGAATCTGGCGAAGAGTTTACTGCTCTTTTGCTGCGTGAGTCGACCAATTCAAGCGAAGAGGTCCAAGCAGCACTTTTGGAATTAACCAATATTCTCACCGCATCATGCATTGGACAGCTCAGCCAAATGCTTGAAGGGGAATCTTTATTTGCAGTGCCAGATATTCAAAAAATTAGCTGCACTGGGTCTTCAACCTTTCACGAAGCCCTTGAGTACGACAACGCTATTGTCATCACTACCGCCCTTGATGTTGCTGAAAAAAATATCCAAGGGCATATGTTTATCTTATTAAGTAATTCCATGCTTGAAAAACTCACCCAAATGCTCAAAAAGATGTTTCTATGA